In a single window of the Niabella ginsenosidivorans genome:
- the bcp gene encoding thioredoxin-dependent thiol peroxidase → MATHLKEGDKAPVFSGVDQDGNKIALKDFKGQKVVLYFYPEDGTPTCTIQACNLRDHYALLKKEGLVVIGVSPDEVAKHKKFEQKFSLPFPLIADPKHTIIDKYGVWGEKKLFGHKYMGLHRTTFVIDENGVIKKIFLKPKSAKHAEEIIKSLNEV, encoded by the coding sequence ATGGCAACTCATTTGAAAGAAGGAGATAAAGCTCCTGTATTTAGCGGTGTTGATCAGGATGGCAATAAAATAGCGCTGAAAGACTTTAAAGGTCAAAAAGTAGTACTCTATTTTTACCCGGAAGACGGAACGCCTACCTGCACCATCCAGGCCTGTAACCTGCGTGACCATTATGCCTTATTAAAAAAAGAAGGTCTGGTGGTCATTGGCGTCAGCCCGGATGAAGTGGCAAAACATAAAAAATTCGAACAAAAATTTTCACTACCCTTTCCGTTGATCGCAGATCCCAAACACACCATCATTGACAAATACGGAGTATGGGGGGAGAAGAAGCTGTTTGGCCATAAATACATGGGGCTGCACCGCACCACCTTTGTTATTGATGAAAATGGCGTGATCAAAAAGATTTTCCTGAAGCCCAAAAGCGCCAAACATGCAGAGGAAATTATAAAAAGCCTGAATGAGGTATGA
- a CDS encoding Uma2 family endonuclease translates to MEDIVNEPAPLYQKAFYSVAEYLEMEKASLQKHEYYRGEIFAMSGAGTRHNIIFKNMMGHLFMRLRGKPCQPFGSDMRIHIPQNTLFTYPDISIICNDLIPSPEDEDTIIEPAILIEILSPSTRNYDRGGKFKLYRDIPSLKEYLLIDSESVNIEAFSINATGHWELEEYKTPEALLLINAINEAIPLKEIYEGTKLFS, encoded by the coding sequence ATGGAAGACATTGTAAACGAACCCGCGCCGCTTTATCAAAAGGCATTCTATTCAGTAGCAGAGTACCTGGAAATGGAAAAAGCTTCTTTGCAAAAGCATGAATATTACCGTGGGGAAATTTTTGCAATGTCCGGAGCGGGTACCCGGCATAACATTATTTTCAAAAATATGATGGGGCATTTATTTATGCGGCTTCGGGGCAAACCCTGTCAGCCTTTTGGCAGTGATATGCGCATCCATATTCCTCAAAACACATTGTTCACTTATCCCGATATTTCCATTATCTGTAACGACCTTATCCCTTCTCCTGAAGATGAGGATACCATTATTGAACCGGCAATACTCATTGAAATTTTATCACCTTCTACCAGGAACTATGACCGCGGCGGCAAGTTCAAGCTTTACCGGGATATTCCTTCATTGAAGGAATATTTGCTCATAGACTCGGAAAGCGTAAACATTGAAGCCTTTAGCATTAATGCTACCGGGCATTGGGAACTGGAGGAGTATAAAACACCGGAAGCGCTCCTGTTGATTAACGCAATCAATGAAGCCATCCCGTTAAAAGAAATTTATGAAGGTACAAAGCTCTTTAGCTGA
- a CDS encoding eCIS core domain-containing protein: protein MNYFRIKENSFLARLAAGKLKSKTVAMVIGRTVHLYGATKAEFLANKSWMRHELKHVEQYQQYGVLKFLYKYLVQTAKYGYYNCPIEKEARAAENDPFILARFQLQDRRKRLKSTDL from the coding sequence ATGAACTATTTCCGCATAAAAGAGAACTCATTCCTTGCCCGGCTGGCCGCGGGTAAACTGAAATCAAAAACGGTAGCGATGGTCATTGGCCGTACGGTTCATTTATACGGAGCTACGAAAGCAGAATTCCTGGCCAATAAAAGCTGGATGCGGCATGAGCTGAAGCATGTGGAGCAATACCAGCAGTACGGAGTACTGAAGTTTTTATACAAATACCTGGTACAGACTGCAAAATACGGCTATTATAACTGCCCGATAGAAAAAGAGGCCCGGGCGGCAGAAAATGATCCATTTATTCTGGCCAGGTTTCAATTGCAAGACCGCCGGAAACGTTTGAAAAGCACTGATCTGTAA
- a CDS encoding biotin--[acetyl-CoA-carboxylase] ligase, whose translation MIQNKGDNRQIPAIIELSQVDSTNNYALGQIREGLAYHGLAIFAHEQLAGKGQRGKKWVTEPGQNIHLSLIIEPKPLVLSDLFALSALVAVKTREFLHEKAPGNWWIKWPNDLYFQDRKAGGILIENILSGQNWKWAVIGIGLNINQAHFSGDLNKAVSLHQITDLSYNCVELAAGLAESILHGLAKPDAGCDQYAADNLEQYNRFLFRKGEVVKFADGDMVFEAKVLGVTRDGKLQLEGAPAPFYEHGALSWLVP comes from the coding sequence TTGATTCAAAATAAGGGAGATAATCGCCAAATTCCTGCTATAATTGAACTTTCACAGGTTGATAGCACCAATAACTATGCCCTTGGGCAGATACGTGAAGGTTTGGCATATCACGGGCTGGCTATTTTTGCCCATGAACAGCTGGCAGGTAAGGGGCAAAGAGGCAAAAAATGGGTAACAGAACCGGGGCAGAACATTCATTTAAGCCTTATCATTGAACCTAAACCGCTGGTTTTGTCCGATTTGTTTGCTCTAAGCGCATTGGTAGCGGTAAAAACCCGGGAATTTCTGCATGAAAAAGCTCCGGGAAACTGGTGGATCAAATGGCCGAACGATCTGTATTTTCAAGACAGAAAGGCAGGAGGAATCCTCATTGAAAACATCCTGAGCGGACAAAACTGGAAATGGGCGGTGATTGGAATAGGGCTGAATATTAACCAGGCGCATTTTTCCGGCGACCTGAACAAGGCTGTTTCATTGCACCAGATTACTGATTTGTCTTATAACTGCGTAGAGTTAGCTGCCGGGCTGGCTGAAAGCATCCTGCATGGGCTGGCAAAACCAGATGCCGGTTGTGACCAGTATGCTGCTGACAACCTGGAACAATACAACCGGTTCCTGTTTCGCAAAGGCGAGGTAGTCAAATTTGCTGACGGTGATATGGTCTTTGAGGCAAAAGTGCTTGGTGTGACCCGGGATGGGAAACTGCAGCTCGAAGGAGCGCCTGCACCGTTTTATGAGCACGGGGCGCTGAGCTGGCTGGTTCCATAA
- the rsfS gene encoding ribosome silencing factor, translated as MEPLASLTKRKISGAARLTRNSKIFKTIISAIHEKKGENIISLDLRQIPEAVSDFFIICEASNSPQIKSIADNVEYRVKQETGENVYQREGMQTLQWVLMDFVNVVVHILLPEQRKFYNLEEMWSDATAKEHKE; from the coding sequence TTGGAACCATTAGCATCGCTAACAAAACGTAAAATTTCAGGTGCAGCCCGGCTTACAAGAAATTCAAAGATCTTTAAGACCATTATTTCCGCCATTCATGAAAAAAAAGGTGAAAATATCATTTCCTTAGATCTCCGGCAGATACCAGAAGCCGTATCCGATTTTTTCATTATATGTGAAGCCTCTAACTCCCCGCAGATAAAATCAATTGCAGATAATGTTGAGTACCGGGTAAAACAGGAAACCGGCGAAAATGTATACCAGCGGGAAGGAATGCAAACCCTTCAATGGGTGCTGATGGATTTTGTGAATGTTGTAGTCCATATCCTATTACCAGAACAACGCAAATTCTATAATCTTGAAGAAATGTGGAGCGATGCTACCGCAAAAGAGCACAAAGAATAA
- the ftsH gene encoding ATP-dependent zinc metalloprotease FtsH produces MPQNNYNKQEKPRNNPFSPRTGNGGGNEPKKVKFGSYWAFIIILAIMLGLQFLNPFGSSTASTTFTDFKRMVENGDVQKYVVINNRNIVRVWLNRDSIQKYPDLAKNLPPKSTLVTSNEPQLYFKVTSGDNFQEQMSDFFKAHPGLKQPSADVDEDSDFLGRSLSIVLPILLFFGAWLLLMRKMSGGAGGGAGPGGIFNIGKSKATLFDKGTRVNITFADVAGLDEAKVEVMEIVDFLRNPKKYTSLGGKIPKGALLVGPPGTGKTLLAKAMAGEAQVPFFSLSGSDFVEMFVGVGASRVRDLFKQAREKAPCIIFIDEIDAIGRARGKNAMMSNDERESTLNQMLVEMDGFGTDTGIIVLAATNRPDVLDSALLRPGRFDRQISIDKPDLSGREAIFKVHLKDIKTSESLDIHKLAEQTPGFAGADIANVCNEAALIAARKNKNGVDMQDFQDAVDRVIGGLEKKNKIISPEEKKIIAYHEAGHAICGWFLEHAYPLLKVTIVPRGTAALGYAQYTPKEQYLYNTDQLSDQICMTLGGRASEEIFFGKISTGAQNDLQQVTRTAYSMVTIYGMNDKVGNVSFYDPHQENSFTKPYSEETSKLIDEEVRSLIENSYKRTLELLTEKKEQVAKLAEALLQREVLFQADVEALIGKRPYEEKKLLQPDPATPTGEISAGVPPYDSDVTNQSLPASQQETESL; encoded by the coding sequence ATGCCTCAAAATAATTATAACAAGCAGGAAAAGCCGCGGAACAACCCGTTCTCTCCAAGAACAGGCAACGGAGGCGGCAATGAACCCAAAAAAGTGAAGTTTGGAAGCTATTGGGCATTTATCATCATACTGGCCATTATGCTGGGGCTGCAGTTCCTGAACCCTTTTGGTTCCAGCACTGCATCAACTACTTTTACTGACTTTAAGAGAATGGTGGAAAATGGTGATGTTCAGAAATATGTAGTCATTAATAACCGGAACATTGTTCGCGTATGGCTGAACAGGGACAGTATTCAGAAATACCCTGACCTGGCCAAGAACCTGCCTCCAAAATCGACCCTGGTAACCTCCAATGAACCACAATTGTATTTTAAAGTGACCAGCGGAGATAATTTCCAGGAGCAAATGTCGGACTTTTTCAAAGCGCACCCCGGTTTAAAACAGCCTTCCGCTGATGTGGATGAGGACAGTGATTTCCTGGGAAGATCCTTAAGCATTGTGCTGCCCATTCTGTTGTTCTTTGGTGCATGGCTGTTGCTGATGCGTAAAATGAGCGGCGGTGCCGGTGGTGGTGCAGGGCCCGGTGGTATCTTTAATATTGGTAAGTCAAAAGCAACTTTATTTGATAAAGGAACCCGCGTAAACATCACATTTGCAGATGTAGCAGGGCTTGATGAAGCAAAGGTGGAGGTAATGGAGATCGTTGATTTTCTTAGAAACCCTAAAAAATACACCAGCCTCGGCGGTAAAATTCCGAAAGGGGCATTGCTGGTTGGCCCTCCGGGAACCGGTAAAACCCTTTTGGCAAAGGCTATGGCAGGTGAAGCGCAGGTACCCTTTTTTAGCCTGAGCGGCTCTGATTTTGTGGAGATGTTTGTAGGTGTGGGAGCCAGCCGTGTAAGGGATTTGTTTAAACAGGCCCGTGAAAAAGCACCCTGTATCATCTTTATTGATGAAATTGATGCTATTGGCCGTGCCCGTGGTAAAAATGCCATGATGAGCAATGATGAGCGTGAAAGCACCCTGAACCAGATGCTGGTGGAAATGGACGGTTTTGGAACGGATACCGGAATTATTGTACTGGCAGCTACCAACCGTCCGGATGTGCTGGATTCAGCACTGTTGCGCCCGGGCCGGTTCGACCGGCAGATCTCTATAGATAAACCGGATCTGTCTGGCCGTGAAGCTATCTTTAAAGTTCATTTAAAAGATATTAAGACTTCAGAGTCGCTGGATATTCATAAACTGGCGGAGCAAACACCCGGTTTTGCCGGTGCTGATATTGCCAATGTTTGTAATGAGGCTGCATTGATAGCAGCCCGCAAAAATAAGAACGGGGTGGATATGCAGGATTTCCAGGATGCCGTTGACCGTGTGATAGGTGGGCTGGAAAAGAAAAACAAGATCATTTCCCCGGAAGAAAAGAAAATCATTGCTTACCACGAAGCCGGCCACGCTATTTGCGGGTGGTTTCTGGAGCATGCGTATCCGTTGCTGAAGGTAACAATTGTTCCAAGAGGTACCGCCGCATTGGGTTATGCACAGTACACTCCCAAAGAGCAGTACCTGTATAATACCGATCAGTTGTCGGATCAGATATGCATGACGCTGGGAGGCCGTGCCAGTGAAGAGATCTTCTTTGGAAAAATATCAACCGGTGCCCAAAATGACTTGCAACAGGTAACACGTACCGCTTACTCTATGGTAACTATTTATGGTATGAATGATAAAGTAGGGAACGTAAGCTTCTATGATCCGCACCAGGAAAATTCCTTTACCAAACCTTATAGCGAGGAAACATCCAAGCTCATTGACGAGGAAGTGCGGAGTCTTATTGAAAATTCCTATAAGCGTACACTGGAACTGTTAACAGAAAAAAAAGAGCAGGTGGCAAAGCTGGCAGAAGCGCTGCTGCAACGTGAGGTGCTGTTCCAGGCCGATGTGGAGGCCCTGATAGGGAAACGGCCTTACGAGGAAAAGAAACTGTTACAACCGGATCCTGCAACACCCACCGGAGAGATCTCTGCAGGAGTGCCGCCTTACGACAGTGATGTTACCAACCAATCTTTACCGGCATCACAACAGGAAACGGAAAGTCTTTAA